One Halodesulfovibrio aestuarii DSM 17919 = ATCC 29578 DNA segment encodes these proteins:
- a CDS encoding tyrosine-type recombinase/integrase: MMKAKKTWFRVKGARGIRYYELEDRKHRSRPDKYFCVRWYRNGKEHEEGLGWSSEGWTAAEITRMRNQLQQNYKQGETPTTFKELMEQREEKRRAAKAVEEEETLRAMTFRQFFEEHFIPWKRDRKKRRSWADDVKRANHRILPFLGELPLNSITPDLLHEFMDSMYEDNLSDGTVLHHMAVIRQTFNRATVTTVDGNVVFTGLSPIASVELPKLSDNCNARERYLTKEEADLILRTCRNNSENAPRTTGKASWLDLHDAILLSLTTGLRMGEIQRLEWSDINFYGKTLVVRKSTSRKPGGTIPLNSSAITMLKDRKTRSERAALVFPPVFGGKKRENFSHLFKDVVDSLGFNDDATSESQRIVFHSLRHTFASWLAIAGVDIYRIKSLMRHKTLAMTQRYAHLIPDDSREAVELLSVGTD; the protein is encoded by the coding sequence ATGATGAAAGCAAAGAAAACATGGTTCCGGGTGAAGGGTGCAAGAGGCATCCGCTACTATGAGCTTGAAGATCGCAAGCACCGTAGCCGCCCTGATAAATACTTCTGCGTCCGTTGGTATCGCAACGGCAAAGAGCATGAGGAAGGGCTTGGCTGGTCCTCTGAAGGATGGACGGCAGCCGAGATCACTCGCATGCGCAACCAGCTCCAGCAGAACTACAAGCAGGGAGAGACGCCCACCACCTTTAAGGAGTTGATGGAGCAGCGCGAGGAGAAGAGACGGGCAGCCAAGGCCGTCGAGGAAGAAGAAACCCTGCGCGCTATGACCTTCCGTCAGTTCTTCGAGGAGCACTTCATTCCGTGGAAACGGGACAGGAAGAAGCGGCGCAGCTGGGCGGACGACGTCAAGCGCGCCAACCATCGTATTCTGCCTTTCTTGGGTGAACTGCCCCTCAACTCCATTACACCCGATCTCCTGCATGAGTTCATGGATAGCATGTATGAGGATAATCTCAGTGACGGCACTGTCCTGCATCATATGGCCGTGATCCGCCAGACCTTCAACAGAGCGACCGTTACCACTGTGGATGGAAACGTGGTGTTCACCGGACTGTCTCCAATCGCCAGCGTGGAACTGCCCAAGCTTTCCGATAACTGCAACGCCCGCGAGCGATACCTCACAAAAGAAGAAGCAGATCTTATTTTGCGTACATGTAGGAATAATTCTGAGAACGCTCCCCGAACTACGGGTAAGGCGTCTTGGTTGGATTTGCATGATGCTATTCTCCTCTCGCTCACAACAGGCTTGCGTATGGGTGAGATACAGCGCCTAGAATGGAGCGATATAAACTTTTATGGCAAAACATTAGTGGTGCGAAAATCTACCAGCAGAAAGCCCGGTGGAACTATCCCGCTAAACAGCAGCGCAATAACTATGTTGAAGGATCGTAAGACTCGCAGCGAACGTGCAGCGCTTGTGTTCCCTCCGGTTTTTGGCGGGAAGAAGCGCGAAAATTTCTCACATCTGTTTAAAGATGTAGTGGACTCTCTAGGCTTCAATGATGATGCAACCTCAGAGAGTCAGCGCATAGTGTTTCACAGCTTGCGGCATACCTTCGCGAGTTGGCTTGCAATTGCTGGTGTAGATATTTACCGCATTAAGTCGCTTATGCGGCACAAGACTCTTGCAATGACCCAGCGCTATGCCCACCTGATTCCGGACGATAGCCGCGAAGCTGTAGAACTGCTTTCTGTTGGCACGGACTAG